The DNA segment TTCTCAGGTTAGGTAACCTTGGTTGAGGAAACGGGTGGCACCTTTTCCCCTTTTGGTACCTTTGTATTTTGGATAATATTCAATTTTACTACCAGCGTCAAAGTTAATAACGATAGGTTCTTTGTTATCATCGAATTTAACAATACCACCTTTAATCCTTCTTTTCTTCTGCTGGATTCATCGCCGTAATGCTATCTAACTTAGCATTATCTTTTTCTAGTTAGGATTGTACATGGGCGGTAACGGGTGCTGCTGTGCTTGCTGATGCATAGATAAGTGTTAACATTACTAGTGACAAAGGAATAGCCAATAAGCGGTTCTTCTACACATAATTTCTCCTATAATTATATTTACTTACCATGTTAGTAAGTTATAATTAGGGAATATTCAGACTATTACCACTATATTAGAAAAAATAGTAATTTTGTATTAAAATAACTTCTATTGACGGATAGAAGTTAATAAAATGATGGCAAACAAAAAGTGGAGGATTAGTCCCTCCACTTTTTTTATTTTCTTCAGTTGTAATTGCATTTTTACTTAGTGACTACCATGGGTGGCACCTTTTCCCTGTTTGGTACCTGTGCATTTTGGATACAACAGTGCCACCCAACTCCTAGCTGGAGATATACCCAATTCCTCCAACCTCACAAGTCAACTTCCCTCATATGGAAAAAGCGATACGTAGTAACCAGCCCAATAATAAATAGACTTAAAGCAAAATAGGCAGGAAGTAAATGGATAAACGTGGTGTAGCCAATTAAAAGATGAATCGATATGGCAGCTGCGAAAGCTGGGAGGCCACCAATAAGTAGCGTCCACCATACCCATTTGTTCCCTTGTTGGAATCCCCACAAAGACAACGTAAGAACTAAAAACCCAACACTCAGTAAAGCACTCCCAAAACCAGCGCGATCATGCGCTATGACAGATAATAGCCTTTCATTAAAGGCATGAAGCATCTCTGGGGACATACAAATATACAGTAAATCAGTTGGCACAAAGATCTTCGTAACGCCTACAAATGAAATAATGATACCTCCAAGAATGAACGAGAACCCTAGGGTAACAAATGCAAGTTGACCAAATAAACTGCGTCTCCAACTGACGTGATTTCTTGTATTAAATGACGAAGGGGTTCCATTCAAATGTCTTGTCTTTATAAAACCAACTATATAAAAAGGTAAAAGTATGAGCCAGAAGATGAGGTGGAGCCAATCAAAATAGCCATACCCAATGAATAGAAAGATTCCCATAAAGCCAATGATGGCAGCCAAATCAATCGCTTGTTTTGCCCAAAGTAAGCCATTGCGTACCCCATATCTCGCTAAAGACATATAAACAATCCCACCAGAAATCATGGTGCCCGCGAGTGTCATTCGGTCATGTGCCATAAAGAATAAAATCCGCTCATTAAATAACAGGATTTCATCCCTTTCCATTCCAAGAAACTGCTCATCATATGGCAGAATGATCGAGGTTAAGCTAAAAAGAAGCGCTAAAAAACCACCAGTTAAAATCATCAAACCAAATAACCAATACCAAATCCAGGTTGTATTTGTTGGGTATTCAGGTTGTACTTCCGAAAGCAATGCTTCGTTAATTCGTTTAGTTAGCCCTGGCCCTGACAAAACATAGCCACCTGATAACAAAACAAGGGACGCACCGGCACCCAGTAACGACAATGCATCAGCCGGTTCATTAATCCCGCCGACCGTAAGAATAGGTAGTTCAAAGTGATGAGCTCTTAAAAACTGAACCCCGTCTAGTAATTTTGACAGATTTTCTTCAGATGATTGGTTTAATTGTTCATCCAAGACAACACCAGAAAAATTAGTTTGAATTTGTTCAATAGGTAGTTCTTCTACTTGATTGACAGGTACAGCCAAATAAATGGGTTTATTTGATGTGTGGTGAAATCTCTCGAAACTAGTCGATTGTACAACAAATGCATCTGCGTACATGTCTAACTTCTCCAGCATTTCTACTTGTTCATCAACCGTTCCCGCTAACCTAATCAAAAGCGGTTGCTTTGGTTTCCACTTTTTAAGCTGTTGAAGTGTTTGATCAATTCCAATGGATTCATAGTGGGGTGAGAACTCAATCATTTGCTTAGTATAGTTAATGGAAGGAGTGGTAGCATCCGTGACACTATTTTTCGTTACTGGACCGACTTCTATAAAACCAAATCCTAGATTAGAAAATGCCTTAGATCCTGTTAATAAAGGATCTATTTTACCAGATAGTCCGACCGGATTTGGAAACGTGATGTCTTGAATCTCTCTTTGCACTAAAACAGATGATTCCTCTCGACCTAAAAAGTTAATGAAGCGTCCTCCACCGGGAAGAGATGCGATTCTAGTCATCCCGCTGTGGATAAACTCTCTTGAAACAGGAGGAGGAAGCTTTTTTGAAATTGGTTTAAATAAAACATGGTATGACCAATCAGGCATTTTTGATGCTCCTCTAATACGTCTAAGTGACTGTATTGTACCATTTTCCACCTAATTGAAACACAAATTCT comes from the Paenisporosarcina antarctica genome and includes:
- a CDS encoding dihydroorotate dehydrogenase, with the protein product MPDWSYHVLFKPISKKLPPPVSREFIHSGMTRIASLPGGGRFINFLGREESSVLVQREIQDITFPNPVGLSGKIDPLLTGSKAFSNLGFGFIEVGPVTKNSVTDATTPSINYTKQMIEFSPHYESIGIDQTLQQLKKWKPKQPLLIRLAGTVDEQVEMLEKLDMYADAFVVQSTSFERFHHTSNKPIYLAVPVNQVEELPIEQIQTNFSGVVLDEQLNQSSEENLSKLLDGVQFLRAHHFELPILTVGGINEPADALSLLGAGASLVLLSGGYVLSGPGLTKRINEALLSEVQPEYPTNTTWIWYWLFGLMILTGGFLALLFSLTSIILPYDEQFLGMERDEILLFNERILFFMAHDRMTLAGTMISGGIVYMSLARYGVRNGLLWAKQAIDLAAIIGFMGIFLFIGYGYFDWLHLIFWLILLPFYIVGFIKTRHLNGTPSSFNTRNHVSWRRSLFGQLAFVTLGFSFILGGIIISFVGVTKIFVPTDLLYICMSPEMLHAFNERLLSVIAHDRAGFGSALLSVGFLVLTLSLWGFQQGNKWVWWTLLIGGLPAFAAAISIHLLIGYTTFIHLLPAYFALSLFIIGLVTTYRFFHMREVDL